A stretch of Panthera tigris isolate Pti1 chromosome E2, P.tigris_Pti1_mat1.1, whole genome shotgun sequence DNA encodes these proteins:
- the SNX20 gene encoding sorting nexin-20: MASPEHPGSPGWMGPIAQCATGTKQEAAATGPDLPCPGPDEHLGTPGGPSPNSSMTTGELQEYWRKEKRGWRRVKLLFEVASARIEERKVSKFVMYQIVVIQTGSFDSNKAVLERRYSDFETLQKNLLKTFREEIEDVVFPKKHLMGNFTEEMISERKLAFKEYLSLLYAIRCVRRSREFIDFLTRPELREAFGCLRGGQYTRALDILVRVVPLQEKLTAHCPVMVVPTLCAMLVCHRDLERPAEAFAVGERALQCLQAREGHRYYAPLLDAMIRLAYTLGRDFISLQKRLQESQLRKPTPWGLTLKELTVREYLY; this comes from the exons ATGGCCAGTCCTGAGCACCCTGGAAGCCCTGGATGGATGGGACCCATTGCCCAGTGCGCGACAGGGACCAAGCAGGAAGCAGCAGCCACTGGCCCAGACCTCCCATGTCCAGGACCCGATGAACACTTAG GCACCCCCGGCGGCCCCAGCCCCAACTCCAGCATGACCACCGGGGAGCTGCAGGAGTACTGGCGGAAGGAGAAGCGCGGCTGGCGGCGCGTCAAGCTGCTCTTTGAGGTCGCGTCGGCCCGCATCGAGGAGAGAAAAGTCTCCAAGTTCGTG ATGTACCAAATCGTCGTCATCCAGACAGGGAGTTTTGACAGCAACAAAGCCGTGCTGGAGCGGCGCTATTCAGACTTTGAGACGCTCCAGAAAAACCTCCTCAAGACGTTCAGGGAAGAGATCGAGGATGTCGTCTTCCCCAAGAAGCACCTGATGGGCAACTTCACGGAGGAGATGATCTCCGAGCGCAAGTTGGCCTTCAAGGAGTACCTGAGCCTGCTCTACGCCATCCGCTGTGTGCGGCGGTCCCGCGAGTTCATCGATTTCCTAACCCGGCCGGAGCTCAGGGAGGCCTTTGGCTGCCTGCGAGGCGGCCAGTACACCAGGGCCCTGGACATCCTGGTGCGCGTGGTGCCCCTGCAGGAGAAACTGACGGCCCACTGCCCCGTAATGGTGGTCCCCACCCTCTGTGCCATGCTGGTGTGCCACCGTGACCTTGAACGCCCTGCTGAAGCCTTTGCGGTGGGTGAGAGGGCCCTCCAGTGCCTGCAAGCCCGGGAGGGCCATCGCTACTACGCCCCCCTGCTGGACGCCATGATCCGCCTGGCCTACACGCTGGGCAGAGACTTCATTTCGCTGCAGAAAAGGCTGCAGGAGAGCCAGCTCCGGAAGCCCACCCCCTGGGGCCTCACCCTGAAGGAACTCACCGTGCGGGAATATCTGTACTGA